The Haloplasma contractile SSD-17B genome has a window encoding:
- a CDS encoding FMN-dependent NADH-azoreductase, with product MTKVLYIKANPKPDTESNTFKLANEFIDEYKRLNKEDEVKVLDLYKENVTFLDGEQLEKMFGGQDNIMIEYAKQFKEFDKYVFAAPMWNLSIPAILKAYFDYITYVGVTFNYTEQGPVGLLENKKAMHVVTRGGNYSEGPAASFELGDKYVRTILTFMGVKDISTLKLENTNVLMGDELKQAINKAKEDAKKMAKEF from the coding sequence ATGACAAAAGTATTATATATTAAAGCAAATCCAAAACCTGATACAGAGTCTAACACGTTTAAATTAGCAAATGAATTTATTGATGAGTATAAACGCCTTAATAAAGAGGATGAAGTTAAAGTACTCGATTTATACAAAGAAAACGTCACTTTCCTCGATGGTGAACAATTAGAAAAGATGTTTGGTGGACAAGACAATATCATGATTGAGTACGCTAAACAATTTAAAGAGTTTGATAAATATGTATTTGCTGCTCCTATGTGGAACTTAAGTATTCCTGCTATACTAAAAGCATACTTTGATTACATCACATATGTTGGCGTTACCTTTAACTATACGGAACAAGGTCCTGTTGGACTATTAGAAAATAAAAAAGCAATGCACGTTGTAACACGCGGTGGTAATTATAGTGAAGGCCCTGCTGCTAGTTTTGAACTAGGCGATAAATATGTAAGGACAATCTTAACGTTCATGGGTGTAAAGGATATTAGTACATTAAAATTAGAAAATACAAACGTTCTAATGGGAGACGAGTTAAAACAAGCAATAAATAAAGCAAAAGAAGACGCAAAAAAAATGGCAAAAGAATTTTAA
- a CDS encoding permease — MKQSKKMIKRYRFFLLTLVVAAIIYFIDQTLGQKVVDTVSFSFKEMLMVIPPIFVLLGLLDVWVPRETMMKYMGEKSGIKGIIIAFTLGSAAAGPLYGAFPIAAVFMKKGVKFTNILIFIGAWSTTKIPLILFEISALGPKFALTRWLIDLPGIIIIAYALARFLKKEDINQLYERAMHLDD, encoded by the coding sequence ATGAAACAATCAAAAAAAATGATTAAACGTTATCGGTTCTTTCTCCTTACTTTAGTTGTTGCTGCAATTATTTACTTTATCGATCAAACATTAGGGCAAAAGGTAGTGGATACCGTAAGTTTTAGTTTTAAGGAAATGTTAATGGTGATTCCACCTATCTTTGTTCTACTCGGTTTACTAGATGTCTGGGTACCGCGAGAAACGATGATGAAATATATGGGTGAAAAGTCTGGTATAAAAGGAATCATAATCGCTTTTACCTTAGGTTCTGCTGCGGCAGGTCCTTTATATGGTGCCTTTCCAATAGCGGCAGTATTTATGAAAAAAGGAGTTAAATTTACAAATATATTAATCTTTATCGGCGCGTGGTCAACAACCAAGATTCCACTAATATTATTTGAAATATCAGCATTAGGACCGAAGTTTGCGTTAACAAGATGGTTAATTGATCTTCCAGGAATCATTATAATTGCTTATGCACTAGCTCGATTCCTAAAGAAAGAAGACATCAATCAACTATACGAGCGAGCAATGCACTTAGACGATTAG
- a CDS encoding permease: MNIALYSVTTLLLILSVIKDKRKTKKALKKAYKAFENILPQFLGIIILVGIVLAFFNAELVSKIIGNQSGIYGTILSLVVGSITLIPAFVAFPMASLLIENGVGYMQIGAFVSSLMMVGFVTIPLEMKYFGKKTTLLRNLFALLFSFVVAIILGKVMS; this comes from the coding sequence ATGAATATAGCTTTATATTCAGTTACAACACTATTACTAATTCTATCAGTAATCAAAGATAAAAGAAAAACAAAAAAAGCATTAAAGAAAGCATACAAGGCATTTGAAAATATTTTACCTCAATTTTTAGGGATTATTATTTTAGTAGGAATCGTATTAGCGTTTTTCAATGCAGAATTAGTTTCAAAAATAATTGGTAATCAATCTGGAATCTACGGAACCATATTATCACTGGTTGTTGGATCAATTACACTTATTCCTGCATTTGTTGCGTTTCCTATGGCATCTCTTTTAATTGAAAATGGAGTTGGTTATATGCAGATTGGCGCATTCGTGTCTTCTCTTATGATGGTAGGCTTTGTAACAATACCACTTGAGATGAAATACTTTGGCAAAAAGACAACATTACTTCGTAATCTATTTGCCCTCTTATTTTCATTTGTTGTTGCGATTATATTAGGGAAGGTGATGAGTTAA
- a CDS encoding DUF5667 domain-containing protein has translation MKKVMFTLGIGVLSILGTHATVNASETTTEATTDTSVTTEASDGVGTTDSVDIDLKDGGITPDSALYGLDKLFEEISLKLTFDEEKQAQKLLEIAEERLGELQDLDEDSVAEFADELYEEYGVRLETANETLSKLIAEGKIDDDDLAEIQDKLGHASDAELAVDENKKEAINEEIKNKIKDVQTKSYAVSVATGLEEDQVSKLKEEGFGYGEILKLTAFANMSGMTVEELIYLDIFEENEDGEVEVDFGKLAEELGIDKDDVKDQFKAYKDVVKQTRKSQRDNKNDKDASDDKNEKEEFEKKLNEKVSAIVSKHKDEFLAKIDEVYNARLKTIEGLTISEEKKTELINELDEIKIDLIEEVKQKVEDHELNPRDFGELNREITKEFNEVLDDLDLTDEEKEEIRDASEDIEKQANNLVDQVVKRIEKRTNRTIDQSIIDKIKSDVLETARENSDEDVSELLGDIQEKIFERLGEVERGHRGNSDSDEDDVDTDQDDGDTEDVDTDQEDDDTEEADTDQDSRGKGDEYARDGENRRDDNTDETNTEDSNDNETTTDSEDTETDTTV, from the coding sequence ATGAAAAAAGTGATGTTCACATTAGGAATTGGAGTTTTATCCATTTTAGGTACACATGCTACCGTAAATGCTAGTGAAACAACAACAGAAGCTACAACGGACACATCGGTAACAACTGAGGCTAGTGACGGGGTAGGAACAACAGATTCAGTTGATATTGATTTAAAAGATGGAGGGATTACTCCTGATAGTGCTTTATACGGATTAGATAAGTTATTTGAAGAGATTTCATTAAAGTTAACATTTGATGAAGAAAAACAAGCTCAGAAGTTACTAGAAATTGCTGAAGAGCGTTTAGGAGAACTTCAAGACTTAGATGAAGACTCAGTAGCAGAATTTGCAGATGAACTTTATGAAGAATATGGAGTTCGTTTAGAGACAGCTAATGAAACACTTTCTAAATTAATTGCAGAAGGTAAAATTGATGATGACGATTTAGCAGAAATACAAGACAAACTTGGTCACGCATCAGATGCTGAACTAGCTGTTGATGAAAATAAAAAAGAAGCGATCAATGAAGAAATCAAAAATAAAATTAAAGATGTTCAAACAAAATCATATGCTGTAAGTGTAGCAACAGGACTTGAAGAAGATCAAGTTTCTAAGTTGAAAGAAGAAGGATTCGGATATGGTGAAATTCTAAAATTAACTGCTTTTGCTAACATGTCAGGTATGACAGTTGAGGAATTAATTTACTTAGATATCTTTGAAGAAAATGAAGACGGTGAAGTAGAAGTTGATTTTGGAAAATTAGCTGAAGAATTAGGAATCGATAAAGACGACGTTAAAGATCAATTTAAAGCATATAAAGATGTTGTAAAGCAAACAAGAAAATCACAAAGAGACAATAAAAACGATAAAGATGCCTCAGACGATAAAAATGAAAAGGAAGAATTTGAGAAGAAATTAAATGAAAAAGTTAGTGCTATCGTATCTAAGCATAAGGATGAATTCTTGGCTAAAATTGATGAAGTCTATAATGCTAGACTTAAAACGATTGAAGGTTTAACGATCTCCGAAGAAAAGAAAACTGAATTAATTAATGAATTAGATGAAATAAAAATAGATTTAATTGAAGAAGTAAAGCAAAAAGTAGAAGATCACGAACTTAATCCAAGAGACTTTGGAGAATTAAACCGTGAGATTACTAAAGAATTTAATGAAGTGTTAGACGATCTAGACTTAACGGATGAAGAAAAAGAAGAGATTCGAGATGCATCAGAAGATATTGAAAAGCAAGCGAACAACCTAGTTGACCAAGTGGTTAAACGTATTGAGAAACGTACAAATCGTACAATTGATCAATCTATTATCGATAAAATTAAGTCAGATGTCTTAGAAACAGCTAGAGAAAACAGTGATGAAGATGTATCTGAATTATTAGGTGATATCCAAGAAAAGATTTTTGAACGCTTAGGTGAGGTTGAGCGAGGACACAGAGGAAATTCTGATTCTGATGAAGACGATGTAGATACAGATCAAGATGATGGTGACACTGAAGATGTAGATACAGATCAAGAAGACGATGACACTGAAGAAGCAGATACAGATCAAGATTCTAGGGGAAAAGGTGATGAATACGCACGTGATGGTGAAAACAGACGTGACGATAACACCGATGAAACGAATACAGAAGACTCTAATGATAACGAGACAACTACTGATAGTGAAGATACAGAAACTGATACAACAGTTTAA
- a CDS encoding Pr6Pr family membrane protein, whose product MKGYKFAFVYRGILALLTFSGLVFNLIDQIQLGIDEGQLQHQIINYLGYFTIQSNLLIAIWLTASCIYTKRNQDHFLFKPIVKGGITLYISITGIIYVTMLAGLWEPTGIRAIGVFILHYLTPLGAFIDWLIFEKKRAYKWDFILVWMAYPLGYLMFCLIRGPLVDYYPYPFINVSVYGYNTVMMNAVKMTIFFILIGSVLVIFNNLITVQLDDRLEEERIG is encoded by the coding sequence ATGAAGGGATATAAATTTGCTTTTGTTTATAGAGGTATTTTGGCTTTGTTGACTTTTAGTGGATTAGTTTTTAATTTAATTGATCAAATTCAATTAGGGATAGACGAGGGGCAATTGCAGCACCAGATAATTAATTACCTTGGTTATTTTACAATCCAATCAAATTTACTAATAGCAATCTGGTTAACTGCTTCGTGTATTTATACAAAGAGAAATCAGGACCATTTTTTATTTAAACCGATTGTTAAAGGTGGAATTACCTTATATATATCGATTACCGGAATTATTTACGTGACTATGCTTGCAGGTTTATGGGAGCCGACAGGGATTCGTGCAATTGGTGTTTTTATTTTACACTATTTAACACCACTTGGGGCATTTATTGATTGGCTGATTTTTGAAAAGAAGCGAGCCTATAAATGGGACTTTATATTAGTATGGATGGCGTATCCTCTTGGTTATTTAATGTTTTGTCTAATAAGAGGACCGTTAGTGGATTATTATCCTTATCCATTTATTAATGTTTCCGTTTATGGTTATAATACAGTGATGATGAACGCAGTAAAGATGACGATCTTTTTTATTCTTATAGGTTCAGTACTTGTCATTTTCAACAATTTAATAACCGTTCAATTGGATGATCGTTTAGAAGAGGAAAGAATAGGATAA
- a CDS encoding zinc ribbon-containing protein has translation MKYKTGDQAELGIYECSRCNSAVAIDMKKQILPICPNCNHNSFTKVEEEDVHNKHRKNVEVPESLK, from the coding sequence ATGAAATACAAAACAGGAGATCAAGCAGAGTTAGGAATATATGAGTGTTCAAGATGTAACAGTGCAGTTGCAATTGATATGAAAAAACAAATACTTCCCATCTGTCCGAATTGCAATCATAATAGCTTTACAAAGGTTGAGGAAGAAGACGTACATAATAAGCACAGGAAGAACGTAGAGGTACCTGAATCATTAAAATAA
- the thrS gene encoding threonine--tRNA ligase, protein MSEMIKITFPDGNIKEFEQGVTVEDIAQSISPGLRKKSAAGLINGELYDFNRPIMEDATIEILTHGSEKAFYVLNHSSAHLLAHAVQRLFPGAKLGVGPAIEEGFYYDIDSEIPITDADLPRIEKEMKKITSQALPIERSVVSKEEARKVLADDEYKQELIDAIPDGEDVSLYHQGEFVDLCEGGHIGNTKLIKHFKLLSRAGAYWRGNSDNKMLTRIYGTSHFSKQNLEDYLELLKERKERDHKKLGKELDLFMFNPLVGQGLPIWLPNGQKVRQQIERYIVDIEEEYGFDHVSTPIMGSVDLYRTSGHWNHYREDMFVPMEMDNSEELVLRPMSCPHHMMIYKHDLRSYRDLPIRLAEQVLQHRYEASGALTGLERVRAMTLTDSHIFVRPDQIKSEFSRTLELVHRVLKDFDVDIHYYRLSLRDPENKEKYFDDDEMWKSSQEMLRAALNENNIDYREEEGEAAFYGPKLDIQIKTALGHDITLATLQLDFLLPERFDLTYINEEGEKSRPVVIHRGLIGTYERFMALLIEQYKGAFPLWLAPKQVDIIPVSNDIHEDYAKEVSDLFRKHRIRHAIDFREEKMGYKIRESQVKKVPYSIVLGDNEMENRQVTFRRYGEKKSITVKLDDFIKVLKDEINNKVTHNKK, encoded by the coding sequence ATGTCTGAAATGATTAAAATTACATTTCCTGATGGTAATATAAAAGAATTTGAACAAGGCGTAACTGTTGAAGACATTGCACAATCTATTTCACCAGGATTAAGAAAGAAGAGTGCTGCAGGTCTTATTAATGGAGAACTATACGATTTTAATCGTCCCATTATGGAAGATGCGACGATTGAGATTTTAACACATGGAAGTGAAAAAGCATTTTATGTTTTAAACCATTCCAGTGCTCACCTTCTTGCACATGCGGTACAACGTTTATTCCCAGGTGCAAAGTTAGGAGTAGGGCCAGCAATCGAAGAAGGATTCTATTATGATATTGATTCAGAAATACCAATAACTGATGCAGATTTACCAAGGATTGAAAAAGAAATGAAGAAGATTACATCTCAAGCCTTACCGATCGAGCGTTCAGTAGTGTCAAAAGAAGAAGCTAGAAAGGTATTAGCAGATGATGAATATAAACAAGAACTAATCGATGCAATTCCTGATGGTGAAGACGTTTCCTTATACCATCAAGGAGAGTTTGTTGACCTATGTGAAGGTGGACACATTGGGAATACAAAACTTATTAAGCATTTTAAATTGTTAAGTCGTGCAGGAGCATACTGGCGAGGAAACTCTGATAATAAGATGTTAACACGTATTTACGGAACTTCTCATTTTAGTAAGCAGAATTTAGAAGATTATCTTGAGTTATTAAAAGAACGTAAAGAACGTGATCATAAAAAACTAGGAAAAGAACTTGATTTATTCATGTTTAACCCATTAGTAGGACAAGGACTACCTATTTGGTTGCCAAATGGACAGAAAGTACGTCAACAAATCGAACGATATATTGTTGATATTGAAGAAGAATATGGCTTCGATCATGTAAGTACACCGATTATGGGATCAGTAGACCTATACAGAACATCAGGACACTGGAACCATTACAGAGAAGATATGTTTGTTCCTATGGAAATGGATAATAGCGAAGAATTAGTACTTCGTCCAATGTCTTGTCCACATCACATGATGATTTACAAACATGACCTTCGTTCTTACCGTGATCTACCGATTCGTTTGGCGGAGCAAGTGTTGCAGCATCGATATGAGGCATCAGGAGCTTTGACAGGACTTGAGCGCGTACGTGCGATGACATTAACGGATTCACACATATTTGTTAGACCAGACCAAATCAAGTCTGAGTTTTCACGCACATTAGAACTTGTTCACCGTGTATTAAAAGATTTTGATGTTGATATCCATTACTACCGTTTATCACTTCGTGATCCTGAAAATAAAGAAAAATATTTCGATGATGATGAAATGTGGAAGAGTTCACAAGAAATGTTACGTGCTGCACTAAATGAGAATAATATTGATTACCGTGAAGAAGAAGGAGAAGCAGCCTTCTACGGACCAAAACTTGATATACAAATTAAGACAGCATTAGGGCATGATATTACACTAGCGACGTTACAACTTGATTTCTTATTGCCTGAACGGTTTGATTTAACTTATATCAATGAGGAAGGGGAAAAATCAAGACCAGTCGTTATTCATAGAGGACTAATTGGTACGTATGAACGTTTCATGGCTTTATTAATTGAGCAATATAAAGGAGCATTCCCATTATGGTTAGCCCCTAAACAAGTGGATATCATACCTGTTTCAAATGACATCCATGAGGATTATGCAAAAGAGGTTTCTGACTTATTTAGGAAACATCGTATTCGTCATGCCATTGACTTCCGTGAAGAGAAGATGGGATATAAAATCCGTGAATCACAAGTTAAAAAGGTACCATACTCAATCGTATTAGGAGATAACGAAATGGAAAATCGTCAAGTTACATTTAGGCGTTATGGTGAGAAAAAATCAATTACTGTAAAACTTGATGATTTTATCAAAGTATTAAAAGATGAAATTAATAACAAGGTAACACATAATAAAAAGTAA
- a CDS encoding GerAB/ArcD/ProY family transporter, whose amino-acid sequence MKLQKITPYQLFALIFIFEIGSAILFGLGFDAKQDAWLAILLALVGGVVVLLIYIWLYYRYPTLTFVNYTTRNLGFLGKIISHGYILYFLYIAARVIRDLGELTTMYLLPATPLLVINLLGLLIVGYALYLGIEVIARASEITIGAVYAFFTFILIIIMFSDLVKIENLLPILDNGFMNVLKAAYPQIVTFPFGELIVFTMIFPHLNKKNKLLKTSLLSLLLVGLTLSFISALIYSVIGGSAMSCTFPFVCVVRLVNVAEFIQRFEGSAIIFLLAGGLAKITLFMYAALIGFQDIYKTNDYRPFLLPSLVLVLFLSIMIAGHLAQHLEIGLKIVTYYIHLPLQIGIPLIVLLISLIKRDKLKDEELDQQ is encoded by the coding sequence ATGAAGTTACAAAAGATCACACCTTATCAATTATTCGCATTAATATTTATCTTTGAGATTGGGAGCGCAATCTTGTTTGGTCTTGGATTTGACGCAAAACAGGATGCATGGCTTGCCATCCTGTTAGCACTCGTCGGTGGAGTTGTAGTTTTATTGATCTATATTTGGCTTTATTATCGATATCCTACGCTTACGTTTGTAAATTATACGACCCGTAATCTTGGGTTTTTAGGTAAGATTATTAGTCATGGTTATATCCTCTATTTTTTATATATCGCTGCTCGTGTCATTCGTGACTTAGGTGAACTCACTACTATGTACTTATTACCTGCAACCCCTTTGCTTGTTATAAATTTACTCGGTTTACTAATAGTAGGGTATGCGCTCTATTTAGGGATTGAAGTCATTGCACGGGCTTCTGAAATCACGATTGGTGCTGTTTATGCATTTTTTACTTTTATTTTAATTATTATAATGTTCTCAGACTTAGTCAAAATTGAGAACTTATTGCCCATCCTAGACAATGGATTTATGAATGTCCTCAAAGCAGCTTACCCTCAAATTGTCACGTTTCCCTTCGGAGAGTTGATCGTTTTTACTATGATTTTTCCGCATCTCAATAAAAAAAATAAACTATTAAAAACTTCTTTGTTATCCTTACTACTAGTAGGTCTTACCTTAAGTTTTATTTCAGCACTTATCTATTCAGTAATCGGTGGTAGCGCAATGAGTTGTACATTTCCTTTCGTATGTGTCGTTCGTCTTGTAAATGTAGCAGAATTTATCCAACGTTTTGAAGGTTCTGCAATTATCTTCCTTCTAGCTGGTGGTCTCGCAAAAATTACCTTATTCATGTATGCTGCCCTGATTGGATTTCAAGATATCTACAAAACAAATGACTATAGGCCTTTCCTCTTACCGTCCTTAGTCCTTGTTTTATTCTTGTCAATTATGATTGCAGGTCATTTAGCTCAACATCTTGAAATAGGTCTTAAAATAGTTACCTACTATATACACTTACCACTTCAAATTGGTATACCACTAATTGTTCTGTTGATTTCTCTAATTAAGCGAGACAAACTAAAAGATGAAGAACTTGATCAACAATAG
- a CDS encoding GNAT family N-acetyltransferase, which yields MFYKKLIGKQCYLSPIDKEHYSQYTEWVNDMEVSIGLPFSFNILTEEKEREMVANLANKDYHFAIVDLKTDQLIGNIGFPRYNHIHQIGTVGVFIGNKDFWSKAYGQDAMNLLLDFGFNLLNFYNINLTVYDYNKPAYHCYKKVGFKECGRLRGAKMIAGKRYDEIFMDITRDEYKSVYVNSIVDERNNSVQKQS from the coding sequence ATGTTTTATAAGAAATTAATTGGTAAGCAGTGTTATTTATCTCCAATTGATAAAGAACACTATTCACAATACACTGAATGGGTAAATGATATGGAGGTCTCTATTGGATTACCTTTTTCCTTTAATATTTTAACTGAAGAAAAAGAGAGAGAAATGGTTGCCAATTTAGCGAACAAAGATTATCACTTTGCTATAGTAGATCTAAAAACAGATCAGTTAATAGGGAATATCGGATTTCCTAGATATAATCATATTCATCAGATTGGGACTGTAGGTGTATTTATTGGGAATAAAGACTTTTGGAGCAAGGCGTACGGTCAAGATGCTATGAACTTACTACTTGATTTTGGATTTAATTTATTAAATTTTTATAATATTAATCTTACAGTTTATGACTATAATAAGCCTGCTTATCATTGCTATAAGAAGGTTGGATTTAAGGAATGTGGTCGTTTGCGTGGTGCTAAGATGATTGCAGGGAAACGGTATGATGAAATCTTCATGGATATCACGCGCGATGAATACAAGTCCGTTTATGTGAATTCAATTGTCGATGAACGAAACAATTCGGTTCAAAAACAGTCGTGA
- a CDS encoding sodium:calcium antiporter, with protein sequence MLLIQYLFLASILVFASIKASNYIDLLDRKSKLSGALIGGVLLAATTSLPELITSLSSILILEEPNPNLAFGNVLGSNLFNITIIALIDIIFIKHFFLDRVTRDANKSILFSVVMLTIMLLSFQFGLPFSLKFGIMHFSIVSIVLLVIYFLAIYYLANISDDEIPVETDDTPVYFTIKQILIRFSLFAIILVITSIYVTKLADEIATTYQLGSSFAGALFLGVCTSLPELTSSLNLVRLRNYGVAVSNCVGSNIFNLAIISFVDFLYFKENIYIGGIREARGNIVLIYFTLAISVVLMASLLTNKSNSRFTYILPSLLILVIYLAYIVITAAL encoded by the coding sequence ATGTTACTAATTCAATATTTATTTTTAGCATCTATACTTGTTTTTGCATCAATTAAAGCGTCTAATTATATCGATTTACTTGATCGTAAGAGCAAACTAAGCGGGGCATTAATTGGAGGTGTCTTGCTTGCGGCAACAACATCGCTACCTGAACTCATTACTAGTTTATCCTCTATCTTAATACTCGAAGAGCCGAACCCTAACTTAGCATTTGGTAATGTACTTGGTAGTAACCTGTTTAATATAACAATTATTGCATTAATAGATATCATTTTTATTAAACATTTCTTTTTAGACCGTGTGACACGTGACGCAAATAAATCAATACTATTCTCGGTAGTAATGCTGACCATTATGCTACTATCATTCCAGTTTGGTCTTCCCTTTTCACTCAAATTCGGAATTATGCATTTTAGTATTGTATCAATTGTGCTGCTGGTTATTTACTTTCTCGCAATTTATTATCTTGCTAATATCTCTGATGATGAAATCCCAGTTGAGACTGATGACACCCCTGTTTATTTTACCATCAAACAAATTCTAATTCGTTTCTCTCTTTTTGCTATCATCTTAGTCATAACTAGTATCTATGTTACAAAACTAGCCGATGAAATTGCTACAACGTATCAACTAGGAAGTAGTTTTGCTGGTGCACTGTTCTTAGGAGTATGTACATCACTACCCGAGTTAACGTCCTCGCTTAATCTAGTTCGTTTGCGTAATTATGGAGTAGCAGTAAGTAATTGTGTGGGAAGCAATATCTTTAATCTAGCTATTATCTCATTTGTTGATTTTCTATATTTTAAGGAAAATATCTATATTGGTGGAATCAGAGAAGCAAGGGGAAATATAGTGTTAATCTATTTTACTTTAGCGATATCCGTTGTATTAATGGCTTCTTTGTTAACAAACAAATCAAATTCAAGATTCACGTACATTCTACCATCGCTGTTAATTTTAGTTATTTACTTAGCTTATATAGTTATTACAGCAGCACTATAA
- a CDS encoding sodium:calcium antiporter, translating to MLLIRYLILALLLILASVKASIYIDNLDRKSNISGALIGGLMLAAITSLPELITSISSVIILETSNPNLAFGNVFGSNMFNLLVIGVVDLIFIKRFFLDKVSKTNNKSLMFSMAMATIMLIVFQFGLPFTIHVGSFTFSLVSIFILMFYVVAMSEMAKFDDDGPEDKEDVPSISIPRILLGFSFWAAILVISSIYVTVTADQIAQIYHLDNTFAGALFLGICTSLPELTSTLNLVRLRNYNVAISNCIGSNIFNLAIISVVDIIYVGGNIFEIALIDAKGATTLLYFVLFNSVVLFLALLRRKSISYISYLIPSLIIFSSYIAYMLLSL from the coding sequence ATGCTGTTAATAAGGTATTTGATCTTAGCGTTACTATTAATTTTAGCCTCTGTCAAAGCGTCTATTTATATCGACAATCTTGATAGAAAGTCTAATATCAGTGGGGCATTAATTGGTGGATTGATGTTAGCCGCGATTACATCTTTACCAGAATTAATTACTAGTATTTCCTCGGTAATTATTCTAGAGACATCAAATCCAAACTTAGCATTTGGAAATGTTTTCGGAAGTAATATGTTTAATCTGTTAGTGATTGGTGTGGTCGATCTCATTTTTATTAAACGATTTTTTTTAGACAAGGTTTCGAAAACAAATAATAAGTCTCTTATGTTTTCAATGGCTATGGCTACGATTATGTTGATTGTATTTCAATTTGGCTTACCATTCACGATTCACGTTGGTTCGTTTACATTTAGTCTTGTATCAATTTTTATTCTAATGTTTTATGTAGTAGCTATGTCTGAGATGGCTAAATTTGATGATGACGGTCCTGAAGATAAAGAAGATGTTCCTTCCATATCGATTCCTAGAATTTTACTTGGGTTTTCTTTCTGGGCAGCGATTTTAGTCATTTCTAGTATCTATGTAACAGTGACTGCTGATCAAATTGCACAAATTTATCATCTGGATAATACATTTGCAGGTGCGTTATTTCTAGGGATTTGTACATCTCTTCCGGAATTAACGTCAACGCTTAACTTAGTCCGTTTACGTAATTATAATGTAGCAATCAGTAATTGTATCGGAAGTAATATCTTCAATCTAGCAATTATTTCAGTAGTTGATATAATTTACGTGGGAGGAAACATCTTTGAAATAGCACTAATCGATGCAAAAGGAGCAACCACGTTATTATACTTTGTGCTATTTAACTCAGTTGTCCTATTCCTGGCTCTACTCCGCAGGAAATCTATTTCCTATATTTCATACTTGATTCCATCCTTGATTATATTCAGTAGTTATATTGCGTATATGTTATTATCCTTATAA
- a CDS encoding (2Fe-2S)-binding protein, translating to MSIKKLKQENNIILDDPPEADYIHSIKSLYDLEKFQSVLNNMNTVSLEETIKMFITEFKLPDFIFGMFIQYKTVVNIKLDNIFINFNDSLLNINIDQYELLPINHKENDMNRELQRLTTHVFNTFINPLVFNSVRLTNIKPIKFYSLIIRRINSIIYNISCPTIKANYITLLNWLREEKNEFFYDPFNFELKDVYVGSLDSTIKVRKSCCMRYMMKGQNRCNTCPQKF from the coding sequence ATGAGTATTAAAAAACTTAAACAAGAAAATAACATTATATTAGATGATCCACCAGAAGCGGATTACATACATTCCATTAAATCACTATATGATCTTGAGAAATTTCAAAGTGTTCTTAATAACATGAATACTGTTTCACTTGAAGAAACTATAAAAATGTTCATTACTGAGTTCAAGTTACCAGATTTTATATTTGGAATGTTTATTCAGTACAAAACAGTCGTTAACATTAAACTGGATAACATTTTTATAAATTTCAATGATAGTCTCTTGAATATAAATATTGATCAGTATGAATTGTTACCAATTAATCATAAAGAAAATGATATGAATAGGGAACTACAACGGTTAACAACACATGTATTTAATACTTTTATAAATCCCCTTGTGTTTAACAGTGTGAGATTAACCAATATAAAACCAATTAAGTTCTATAGCCTTATTATAAGGCGAATTAACTCCATTATATACAATATTTCTTGTCCAACAATAAAAGCTAATTACATCACCCTGCTTAACTGGTTGAGAGAAGAGAAGAATGAATTCTTCTATGATCCATTCAACTTTGAACTAAAAGATGTATACGTAGGGAGTTTAGATAGCACAATTAAGGTTCGAAAAAGTTGCTGTATGCGCTACATGATGAAGGGCCAAAATCGTTGTAATACGTGTCCGCAAAAATTTTAA